GATCGGCGAAGAAGCGACGGATCCGTTCGAGGCGCTCGTCCGCGCTCTGGCGGTTGACGACGGTCAGCGTCGGCCGGTCGCCGTCGACGCGGTCGATCAGCGCCGCGAAGGAATCGAAGTCGACGCCGGAGCCGGAGGGCACGGGCGCCGCGGTCGGCGTCGCCGGCGCGTCCGGGTCTGGCGGCGTGACGTCGGCGCGGACCCGCGCCGGGACCGACAGCTCGTACCACTCGTCGGGCGCGCCCAGTCCCTCTAGACGGGTCTCGATTCCGCCGGCCCCCTCCCGGACGAGCAGCGTCCCGTCGACGAACGCCCGCAGGCGCTCGATCTGGCGGCGTTCGAGCGTGTCCGAGTGGGCGGTCAGCACCGCCAGCCCGTCGCGCTCGTCGACGGCGCGGGCCAGCGCGTGGACGAACCTCACGGGGGCCTCGCCGCCGGATCGCACCGACAGCGTCGTCAGCGAGAACAACCCGACGCGGGCGGTCCCACCGCTGTCGAGCTCGTCCAGCAGTTCCGTCGTCGCCGTGCCGACCGCCCCGAGGTCGGCCGGAGAGGCCACCCGTCGGGTCGTGGCGTTTTCGTCGCCCTCGTCACTCTCGTAGACGTCGCCGGCGCAGTCGACAACGCCGATCGACGGCGCCGGCCCGTCGACGGCGTGCTCGTACTCGACCCGGACGGCTGCGGAGCTGCTGTCGGTCGAGACGAGGACGGTCGCGTCCGCGGGGTCTGCACCGGCCGCGAGCAATCCGAGCGCGAGGCTGCGCTTGCCGGCCATCGGCGGGCCGGCGACGAGCAGCGTCGTCCCGGCGG
This genomic interval from Halomicrobium urmianum contains the following:
- a CDS encoding DUF7504 family protein; translated protein: MFDTGGLLPVDEVPAGTTLLVAGPPMAGKRSLALGLLAAGADPADATVLVSTDSSSAAVRVEYEHAVDGPAPSIGVVDCAGDVYESDEGDENATTRRVASPADLGAVGTATTELLDELDSGGTARVGLFSLTTLSVRSGGEAPVRFVHALARAVDERDGLAVLTAHSDTLERRQIERLRAFVDGTLLVREGAGGIETRLEGLGAPDEWYELSVPARVRADVTPPDPDAPATPTAAPVPSGSGVDFDSFAALIDRVDGDRPTLTVVNRQSADERLERIRRFFADLDVDVRETATGTERPRDVALLHRGPSMIAASSLSELAGGIAAATAEDDPFEQRSGPDVLKALDERVFGARGVGRQLLIDASTAIEMTAWQTGGGTLMAGFQELSRYWESPRSRRVIRRVAESGVEVNVYGAPDVVPDPDHENVTVRPDASAEIGETWFLAYDGDGRTDRTGALVVRETRPEEYHGFWTYEPSLATDVFAYVGETYGVTDGTGQHATP